A genomic stretch from Aedes albopictus strain Foshan chromosome 2, AalbF5, whole genome shotgun sequence includes:
- the LOC134287752 gene encoding uncharacterized protein LOC134287752: protein MELFLKVAYRLKMEKPTWRVAKSNEAVRQREATIRAEIKRRLGLRISEPLPSDGNSNDGNTSRKFFKEWRTICEITGLNEDLLERMYIILVIINCKSDINVEVFQNYLETTRKLYISLYGWYPLSPTLHKILVHGGAIAKHSTVPVGMLSEEALETRNKSIRKFREFHSRKFSRTANIEDVFQRLLLTSDPVISLMNRKSSDSPLNSLPAKAQELVILN, encoded by the exons ATGGAACTGTTTCTTAAGGTAGCATATCGACTAAAAATGGAAAAACCGACATGGCGCGTAGCGAAGTCTAACGAAGCTGTCCGTCAACGAGAAGCCACCATTCGAGCCGAAATAAAACGAAGACTAGGGCTCAGAATTAGCGAACCGTTACCGAGCGATGGCAACAGCAATGATGGTAATACCTCACGAAAGTTCTTCAAAGAATGGCGTACAATCTGCGAAATTACGGGGTTGAATGAAGATCTACTGGAGAGAATGTACATCATTCTAGTTATTATCAACTGTAAGAGTGATATCAACGTGGAAGTATTCCAAAACTACTTGGAAACGACTAGGAAACTTTATATCAG CCTATATGGTTGGTATCCGCTGTCTCCAACTCTCCACAAAATTTTGGTCCACGGCGGTGCCATCGCGAAGCACAGTACTGTTCCTGTTGGAATGTTGAGCGAGGAAGCACTGGAGACCCGGAACAAGTCTATCAGAAAGTTCCGAGAATTCCACTCCAGGAAATTCAGCAGAACGGCAAACATCGAAGACGTCTTCCAACGTTTGCTTCTAACATCCGATCCAGTGATTTCCTTGATGAATAGGAAAAGCAGCGATTCTCCTTTAAACTCTCTTCCAGCCAAAGCTCAAGAACTTGttattttgaattga
- the LOC115258782 gene encoding uncharacterized protein LOC115258782 produces MMDTKVVNDLTETNSQSCSFCGKSGKNLNDATNDLNETNAEKFSRGFSPLHCYIRTMELFLKVAYRLEMEKPTWRVAKSNEAVRQREATIRAEIKRRLGLRISEPLPSGGNSNDGNTSRKFFKEWRTICEITGLNEDLLERMYIILVIINCKSDINVEVFQNYLETTRKLYISLYGWYPLSPTLHKILVHGGAIAKHSTVPVGMLSEEALETRNKSIRKFREFHSRKFSRTANIEDVFQRLLLTSDPVISLMNRKSSDSPLNSLPAKAQELVILN; encoded by the exons ATGATGGATACTAAGGTAGTAAACGACCTCACAGAAACAAACTCGCAATCCTGCTCATTTTGTGGGAAAAGCGGAAAGAATCTGAATGACGCAACCAACGATCTGAACGAGACCAACGCTGAAAAGTTCTCTCGTGGATTCTCCCCTCTCCATTGCTATATTCGGACAATGGAACTGTTTCTTAAGGTAGCATATCGACTAGAAATGGAAAAACCGACATGGCGCGTAGCGAAGTCTAACGAAGCTGTCCGTCAACGAGAAGCCACCATTCGAGCCGAAATAAAACGAAGACTAGGGCTCAGAATTAGCGAACCGTTACCGAGCGGTGGCAACAGCAATGATGGTAATACCTCACGAAAGTTCTTCAAAGAATGGCGTACAATCTGCGAAATTACGGGGTTGAATGAAGATCTACTGGAGAGAATGTACATCATTCTAGTTATTATCAACTGTAAGAGTGATATCAACGTGGAAGTATTCCAAAACTACTTGGAAACGACTAGGAAACTTTATATCAG CCTATATGGTTGGTATCCGCTGTCTCCAACTCTCCACAAAATTTTGGTCCACGGCGGTGCCATCGCGAAGCACAGTACTGTTCCTGTTGGAATGTTGAGCGAGGAAGCACTGGAGACCCGGAACAAGTCTATCAGAAAGTTCCGAGAATTCCACTCCAGGAAATTCAGCAGAACGGCAAACATCGAAGACGTCTTCCAACGTTTGCTTCTAACATCCGATCCAGTGATTTCCTTGATGAATAGGAAAAGCAGCGATTCTCCTTTAAACTCTCTTCCAGCCAAAGCTCAAGAACTTGttattttgaattga